Sequence from the Cyanobacteriota bacterium genome:
GCTGGGTACGATCGCCGTCTTAACTGAACCTAAGGTGGCTGGGGAAAGTGTCGTCACCGTTGTGGCCGGGCAAGAATCTCTTCAGCCAATTACTGGTAAGGATGATGTTGCTGCCACGATGGGTACAGAGATAGGTACAGCTATCGACGCAGATGCCACGGTTACCCCAGAAATCACATCGGAAGCGACAGAGACTCCAGAATTCTCATCAAGGGTGCCGATTTGGATGCAAGCTGCTGCTGATCGTGAAGCTAAGCTAGAGCGGTTGCGATCAACGGCGATCGAAATAGATGAACCACCTGCTCGGCCAACATCTTCACTAGCATCCTCAGCACCTGATCGTACCGCTGCACCGCCAGCAGCAGTACCCCACTCCGTAGCCGAGACTGAATCAGCTACTGTTGATGTGGATCCGTTGCCAGAATTAGTGCTTGACGAGGGGTTTCTGTGGTCTGCGGAAGTATTGGCAGCCCAAGGTCGGCAAGCTGAAGACGTTTCCATTGAAGAAATTACCTGGTTAAAACGCCTACGTCAGGGACTAGACCGCACGCGGCGTAGTCTGGTTAACCAACTCAAAGCAATTGTAGGTCAGGGGCCGCTTAATCCAGATGCTGTGGAGTCGATCGAGGAACTCTTGCTGCAAGCGGATGTAGGAGTAGAAGCAACCGATTACATTGTGCAGGCGTTACAGCGGAAGCTACGGGATGAAGTGCTGCCACCAGAGCAAGCCATTGGTTACTTGAAGCAGTTGCTGCGCGATATGTTAGATGCCCCCCTACAGGGCAATAGTCGTCACCTAGCCCCTGAAAAGGGCGCACTGAATATCTGGTTAATCACGGGTGTCAATGGGGTGGGCAAAACTACAACGATCGGCAAACTAGCGCACATTGCCACCAAGTCAGGCTATTCTTGCTTGATTGCTGCCGCCGATACCTTTCGAGCAGCCGCCGTGGAGCAGGTAAAGATTTGGGGACAACGCAGTAATGTTGAGGTGATTGCCAATCCAGGGCAAAATACGGATCCAGCCGCAGTTGTGTATGATGCGATCGCTGCTGCCCAGTCACGGGGGACTGAATTGTTGTTGGTGGATACGGCTGGTCGCTTGCAAAACAAAAAGAATCTGATGGATGAACTCAGCAAGATTCGTCGAATTATTGATAAGAGAGCGGCTAATGCGAACATTCAATCATTTCTGGTATTAGACGCTAGCCTAGGCCAAAACGGGGTGCGCCAAGCCGAGGTATTTCTGGAAGCAGCTCAGTTGAATGGAGTCATTCTCACCAAGTTGGATGGCACCGCTAAAGGTGGAGTCGCACTAGCTGTTGTGCAACAATTGGGACTGCCCATTCGAT
This genomic interval carries:
- the ftsY gene encoding signal recognition particle-docking protein FtsY, which translates into the protein MENIKKRQQAAARTEEVVPVASQSVEATPAAAGSTEGASNAVEQNPELGTIAVLTEPKVAGESVVTVVAGQESLQPITGKDDVAATMGTEIGTAIDADATVTPEITSEATETPEFSSRVPIWMQAAADREAKLERLRSTAIEIDEPPARPTSSLASSAPDRTAAPPAAVPHSVAETESATVDVDPLPELVLDEGFLWSAEVLAAQGRQAEDVSIEEITWLKRLRQGLDRTRRSLVNQLKAIVGQGPLNPDAVESIEELLLQADVGVEATDYIVQALQRKLRDEVLPPEQAIGYLKQLLRDMLDAPLQGNSRHLAPEKGALNIWLITGVNGVGKTTTIGKLAHIATKSGYSCLIAAADTFRAAAVEQVKIWGQRSNVEVIANPGQNTDPAAVVYDAIAAAQSRGTELLLVDTAGRLQNKKNLMDELSKIRRIIDKRAANANIQSFLVLDASLGQNGVRQAEVFLEAAQLNGVILTKLDGTAKGGVALAVVQQLGLPIRFIGAGEGIEDLRPFSSYEFVEALLSG